A region of the Megalops cyprinoides isolate fMegCyp1 chromosome 21, fMegCyp1.pri, whole genome shotgun sequence genome:
gaaatatctcattTGCATAAGTGTGCACttgcaaagtgaaaaaagtgaaggggtctgaatattttccagagccactgtatgtaatgtaatctctcactctctctgcctgtggaAAGGAGTTTGTGATGACGGTGACAGAGTTGTCACTGCACTATGATGTCATGCTGCATCCGGCCAATCAGCTGACCTTCACACATGCTTCCTGTtactctgcccctccccctccaccaccaggtGTGTCTGACCCTGACAGCCAAGCGCATGGCCCGAAAGAACTGCCTGGTGAAGAACCTGGAGGCTGTGGAGACCCtgggctccacctccaccatcTGCTCCGACAAGACCGGAACCCTGACCCAGAACCGCATGACCGTGGCCCACATGTGGTTCGACAACCAGATCCATGAGGCCGACACCACAGAGGATCAGTCCGGTGAGACATGGAGGAACATCACAGCattgcagatacacacacatacatgataCTACAGCCAGGACAATCACAGTACTGTCGTTGTCTTTAGGTTTTAGACATTTTATTAAACAGCTAATTAATCCTTGGAGACAATTGCTTCAAATTTAAGCAGCAGATTCTGAGCAAAGTACAAAGAAATTCTTTTGTTTCAaagaagaaacatttttttcttagcGAAGACATACCTCCAACAATGCATTTCCTTCACCGATTCTTACAGCAGAAAAGTGTAAAAACCAGATAAGCGTTCATTTAACAGCACAGTCACCCAAAAGAGAAGGACAGGACCAGGCCTAGGCCTGGGAACCATTGTGCTGAAGCATGCCCAGAGCAGGGCAGGTAGAATGCCCAGACTGTGGAGCAGGAAAGTGTGAGACACACCAGAGGACTGGATtatcactctctccccccctgcccccaaagGCACCTCCTTCGACAAGAGCTCCACCACGTGGGTGTCCCTGGCGCGCATCGCCGCCCTGTGCAACCGCGCCGTGTTCAAGGCGGGCCAGGAGCACATGCCCATCCTGAAGCGCGACGTGGCGGGCGACGCCTCCGAGTCGGCCCTGCTCAAGTGCATCGAGCTGTCCTGCGGCTCCGTAAAGGCCATGCGCGACAACAACAAGAAGGTGGCCGAGATCCCCTTCAACTCCACCAACAAGTACCAGGTGAGATGCGCCGAGGTGGCGCTGCACTTTTCCAACCGCACCACCGAGGGAGAAGCACTGGGACAGCATTGCCACTGCTGAATCCGTTACAGATCCGCTACAGAATGCAgctacagatacagagagaccAGTGTACACAATCTCAGCCTGTCAGAACTTttgacacacctgattaagattgtggaaaacatgcattcaaagacgttttgatctaaagacttaaaatgcttaaatgcttgaaatttgtttcttaggtaaatataaatagtgaagttgatgcctgtgcatgaatttctttccaaaaaaaattttatttaaaaaaatattttttggctacattgaagaatctaaaatataagatagttttgatttgtttaactcTTTTTTGGtgactgcataattccatttgtgtgatttcatagtcttttttctaaaatgtggaaaataataaaaataaaggataaCAGTTGagtccaaacctttgactggtactgtacattgaCATTTTAGCAGGGGCTCTGGCAGTACTGAACAAAAAGAGATACATACCATACATACCCCTATACACATTGCAGTTTACTGTCTATCTCCACCCTCTCAAATCCCTGCATCAGACAGTACTGTGTTTGAGAGTGGTAGGTGTTTATGGGACACCTGAGACATTGTCCCTGTCTGTGACGCCCCCTCCAGCTCTCCGTGCATGAGACCGAGGACCCCAATGACAATCGCTACCTGCTGGTGATGAAGGGCGCCCCCGAGAGGATCCTGGACCGCTGCTCCACCATCCTGCTACAGGGCAAGGAGCAGCCCATGGACGAAGAGCTCAAAGAGGCCTTCCAGAACGCCTACCTGGAGCTGGGGGGCCTGGGGGAGAGGGTGCtgggtaagagagagagggaaaggagggcgttctggaggagagagagccctgagtcagagagagagagcagggggttgtggaggagagagccctgagtcagagagagagagaaagcagggggttgtggaggagagagccctgagtcagagagagagagcagggggttgtggaggagagagccttgagtcagagagagagagcaggggggttCTGAAGGAGGGAGccctgagtcagagagagagcagggggttgtggaggagagagccctgagtcagagagagagcagggggttgtggaggagagagccttgagtcagagagagagagcagggggttGTGGAGGAGAGATCcttgagtcagagagagagagcagggggttGTGGAGGAGAGATCcttgagtcagagagagagagcagggagttGTGGAGGAGAGAGCCCTGagtcggagagagagagcaggggggttCTGAAGGAGGGAGccctgagtcagagagagagagaaaccagggggttgtggaggagagagagccctgagtcagagagagaggggggaagggggttctGAAGGAGAGAGTTGTAAATCTAataagagaaagaaagcaggGGGTTCTTGAGGTGCTGGGTCAGAGAGAACGAAAGCACTGGGTTCTATGGGATGAGATTTTGGGGTGGGTGGTAAGAGGAgtagtgcaggtgtgtggtcgGAGTGGACAGGAAGGAGAGctgggaagaggaagaggggatTGCTAAGTGATGGGCAGGTCTTTTGGAGGGCTGATCAGTCAGTGAGAGACAAGGAGCTTATCTTCAGGTGCTTCAGATGGATGCGTGGATGAGCAGAGGGCACTGGTGATGATGGGGGAGATGACGGGTTTCTCTGTCACCTTTAACGTCCCCTTCTCCACACCCAGGTTTCTGTCACCTCTTGCTGCCTGAGGACCAGTACCCCAAGGGTTTCGCCTTCGACTGTGATGACGTCAACTTCCAGACAGACAACCTGTGCTTCGTGGGGCTGATGTCCATGATCGACCCGCCCCGTGCCGCCGTGCCTGACGCCGTGGGCAAGTGCCGCTCCGCCGGGATCAAGGTCATCATGGTGACCGGGGACCACCCAATCACAGCCAAGGCCATCGCCAAGGGCGTGGGCATCATCTCTGAGGGCAACGAGACTGTGGAGGATATCGCCGCCAGGCTCAACATCCCCGTCAGCCAGGTCAACCCCAggtaacacacatacacacacacatacatagacacacacctGTTGGTTAGTTAATTCCAggtaaataaacacacaagtaGTAACCTTTATTGCACACCTCACTTGGAGCCATTATGAAAATTTGCCCTGATTTTGACACTCGTGGACCATCTCCAGTGACACAGCGCTCAggtgatgtgcgtgtgtgtgtgtgtgtgtgtgtgtgtgacagggatGCCAAGGCCTGTGTGATCCATGGCACAGACCTGAAGGACCTGACCCAGGAACAGATGGACGAGGTTCTCAGGAACCACACAGAGATTGTCTTTGCCAGGACGTCCCCCCAGCAGAAGCTCATCATTGTGGAAGGCTGTCAGAGACAGGTGACCTGCGCACCGCACCGCCCTGTACCACAGCCCCACATCACACCACTGCACTGCTCTGTACCGCACTACAACCCCACACTACACCACTACACTGAACTGTAACCCCACACTACACCACTACACTGCTCTGTACCCCACACCCCACCACTCCCACGTCACACTACACCACTACCCTGGGGTGGTagtgtggtgtactggtaaggagcagggcctgtaactgaaaggtggctggtttggttcccctgttggggcactgctgctgtaatcttgggcaaggtacctaacccacagctgccccattaaatatccagctgcataaatttATAACATGTAAAGATAACCTATctaagccgctctggataagagcatctgctaaatgccaataatgtaatggaaccTACTGCTCTGTATCACACCACAaccccacaccacaccaccccactgcacccccaaatatcacaccacactgcaccggAATTGCCCAACAGATAAGCCACCGTAAGCCATCAAACCTCCCTCTGTGGTGACCCCTTCTCTGTCGCGTGCCTGTCTCTTAGGGGGCCATCGTAGCCGTGACAGGGGACGGTGTGAATGACTCTCCTGCCCTGAAGAAAGCAGACATTGGTGTTGCCATGGGGATCTCAGGCTCAGATGTGTCCAAGCAGGCTGCCGACATGATTCTATTGGACGACAACTTTGCCTCCATTGTCACAGGCGTGGAAGAAGGtagggaggggacaggggggtggggtggatcGTCCTGAGAGAGTGTCACCTTGAGTAGAGGGGACAGGTGTGAGCTGCAGGTGACACAGTCTGTCCCATCTCTTCCCTGCAGGTCGCCTGATCTTTGATAACCTGAAGAAGTCCATCGCCTACACCCTGACCAGCAACATCCCTGAGATCACacccttcctcttcttcatcatGGTTAACATCCCACTGCCACTGGGCACCATCACCATCCTCTGCATTGACCTGGGGACCGACATGGTGagatacacacactgcacacacacacacacacacacactgcacccaccgcacagatgcacacattgTCAGAAGAAAATATCGGGGTGAGGTGTTTCATGCAGATAAACACCCACATGCAGGCACTAAACCGCATCTGCACCTGATCCACCTGAATAGTTTGACTTCTCCGTCTCCCCAGGTGCCAGCTATCTCCCTGGCTTACGAGGCAGCCGAGAGTGACATCATGAAGAGACAGCCCAGGAACCCTCGCGTGGACAAGCTGGTGAACGAGAGACTGATCAGCATCGCTTATGGACAGATCggtacgccccccccccccccaccctctacAATGAAACCCACTCTGGCCTTTTCTCTGGGGCTGTGTGTCCCAGTGTGGACTGGTTAAGTGAAAAGATAAGTTCCCCCAGAGGGAGCTTAATGAATGCTGGGAGAGATGGGGTAACAGGGGACAggactcaaacacacagtgttCCTGTATGGCATTGCCATAaacatccttctctctctccctctctccctctctctctctctctctctctctctctctctctctctctctctctctctctctctctctctccctctctctctctctctctctctctctctccctctctctctctgtctctttctctttctctctctctctctccctctctctgtctgtctctttctctctctccctctctctccctctctctctctgtccctttctctttctctctccctctctctctctctccctctctctccccctctctccctccttcaggTATGATCCAGGCTCTGGGGGGCTTCTTCAGCTACTTTGTGATCCTGGCGGAGAACGGCTTCCTGCCCTCGTTGCTGGTGGGCATCCGCCTCAACTGGGACGACCGCTCCATGAACGACCTCGAGGACAGCTACGGCCAGCAGTGGGTCAGTACCCACACCCAGCCCatctccgtttctctctctctgtctctgagtccctctctgacgccttctctctccctgccagaCCTACGAGCAGAGGAAGATTGTGGAGTTCACCTGCCACACGGCGTTCTTCGTCAGTATCGTGGTGGTGCAGTGGGCTGATGTCATCATTTGCAAGACCAGACGTAACTCCGTCTTCCAGCAGGGCATGAAGTGAGTACTGGGGAGTGCTCGGccgctctgtgtctctgcgggcctttctctctccctcacttgtGAATGAACACGTTCAGTACCTTTATATAAGTCTGTTAGTGTCTCTGTCTTTATTtgcctttctccttttctctctcatgcaTAAATGTGTCCAGTACCTCTGTCTGAGTCTCACTTGTGCCCCCTACAGGAATAAGATCCTGATCTTTGGCCTGTTTGAGGAGACGGCCTTAGCTGCCTTCCTGTCCTACTGCCCCGGGATGGATGTGGCACTCAGGATGTACCCCCTAAAGTGAGTGACCCAAGACCACGTGCCTCCTGttctcatacacagacacactgcctgCCCTATCTACCTCCTGAAGGAGAGTCTAGGGGCTGTGTGTGAACCTGACTCTCTGCTCGGGTCTTTCTCATTGTGACTGTATATAAGCCAATTTCTTTgctcatgtctctctctcagtgtgtgtaagacagtttctctgctcctgtctctctctctcagcgacTGTGTGTTagctctgctgctgtctctctctcagtgactgtgtgtaacacagtctctctgcttctgtttgtcagtgactgtgtgtaagACAgtttctctgctcctgtctctctctctctcagtgactgtgtgttaagtctgctcctgtctctctctcagtgactgtgtgtaacAGTTTCTCTgcttccgtctctctctctcagtgactgtgtgtaacACAGTTTCTCTgcttccgtctctctctctcagtgactgtgtgtaacACAGTTTCTCTgcttccgtctctctctctcagtgactgtgtgtaacAGTTTCTCTgcttccgtctctctctctcagtgactgtgtgtaacAGTTTCTCTgcttccgtctctctctctcagtgactgtgtgtaagACAGTTTCTCTgcttccgtctctctctctcagtgactgtgtgtaacACAGTTTCTCTgcttccgtctctctctctcagtgactgtgtgtaacacagtttctctgttcctgtctctctctctcagtgactgtgtgtaacACAGTTTCTCTgcttccgtctctctctctcagtgactgtgtgtaagACAGTTTCTCTgcttccgtctctctctctcagtgactgtgtgtaacacagtttctctgttcctgtctctctctctcagtgactgtgtgtaagACAGTTTCTCTgttcccgtctctctctcaggcccaGCTGGTGGTTCTGCGCATTCCCCTACAGTTTCCTCATCTTTGTTTACGATGAAATCCGAAAACTCCTCCTGCGCAGAAACCCCGGAGGTACTGGCCCAGAATGTGCCAGAAATGctcatactcacacaaacaaacacacacacacacacacacacacacacacacacacacacacacacacacacacacacacacacacacacacacacacacacacacacacacactgacacatacacacacacacacacacacacacacacacacacacacacacacacacacacacacacacacacacacacacacacacacactgacacatacacacacacacacacacacacacacacacacacgcactcacacaaacacaaacacacatatgcacacaaatacacacatgcgcggacacacactcacagacacgcacactcacacatcgatccactcacacacagccatttgTCCTTTACCCAGGCATTGacacccctgtctctctctctttgtctctgcagGTTGGGTGGAGAAAGAAACATACTATTAAATAATCAGACCATCCTTTACTCatccccctccatccccctccccctccctctctctttctccttcctctctccatctctctcaacacaacatacaaaaaaaaacaacactagCCAACACCATGAGTACTGCCGTCCCTTGCCCAGAGCCAGAGGGGACGAGAGAGGACCAACACCGGAGAAGAGAGGACAAGACCATCTACCgccctcttcttctccctctctccaccgtACCCAAAGACTACAGTATAGCACCTTCCACCAGAACTGTTACAGTCTTTATATCCTCTTCTAATACTGTTCATATGTGCTACTACACTGCTGTGTATATGGATAAAGCTGGTATTACACTACTCTATCTACAAATGGCAGCTGTATATTGGTTATGTAGAGTGAAGGAGCCCTTGTGTGATGTGAATGTCTCAGTTCTGTGAATAtgccatccccccccccctccctccccttttcctctcctccattgtTTCTTCATATGCCCCCCCCACCTTCATTTCCcacaacatacacaaaaaaatgaccacAAGAGCCAGTGTAAAACGTGACCAATCATATACAGTAATACTCGCCTCCTTCAGCTACAGAGGAAAGGGGGAGTGTTCTTACAcccctctgcattttctcctctttcctgccAGTTCAGTCACAGtgatgtaggtttttttttttttttttttttttatagctgagactgaatgatttttaatacgtatttattatttcagacatgtgtgtgagagttgctTCACTCATTGGGACAcaacactctctctttctctcacattcTCCTTCACAGCCCCcttccctcccacccccccccccccccccccctcctcagaccttgtccgtctgtctgtttgtgtgcactgtgaGAACCATTGTCCTTGTTGActcctcccaacccccccacccccaccccccgttggaaaaaaaatcaatctttctgtgttctagggaaaaaaagatttctccttcaatttcaataattaaagaaacaaaaaggaaaaaaaacaaaaagggcaAAAAGAACTTGCAAAAgaaacagtgacaaaaaaaggaaataaaaagaaggatctctcttttttctgtttggtctCAGTTTGTCCTCTGGTGAGGTTTAGGGAAGCCACGAAATACTGCTCGTTGTACTCAAggagaacagagacacagacaccagGAGCATCTGCTCTCATTTCTGATGTCTGCAATCAGACATTATgactgcaggtgtgtgctggccatcacagaaacagacacctTCACACTGACTGTATGAGACAGGCATGAAAGTCCAGCC
Encoded here:
- the LOC118796615 gene encoding sodium/potassium-transporting ATPase subunit alpha-3, whose protein sequence is MGYGRSDSYRVATTQDKDDKDSPKKKKGKDLDDLKREVPLTEHKMSVEEVCRKYNTDIVQGLTNARAAEYLARDGPNALTPPPTTPEWVKFCRQLFGGFSILLWTGAILCFLAYAIQAATEDEPAGDNLYLGIVLSAVVIITGCFSYFQEAKSSKIMESFKNMVPQQALVIREGEKMQINAEEVVAGDLVEVKGGDRIPADLRIVSSHGCKVDNSSLTGESEPQTRSPDCTHDNPLETRNIAFFSTNCVEGTARGIVVCTGDRTVMGRIATLTSGLETGKTPIAKEIEHFIHLITGVAVFLGVTFFILSIVLGYTWLEAVIFLIGIIVANVPEGLLATVTVCLTLTAKRMARKNCLVKNLEAVETLGSTSTICSDKTGTLTQNRMTVAHMWFDNQIHEADTTEDQSGTSFDKSSTTWVSLARIAALCNRAVFKAGQEHMPILKRDVAGDASESALLKCIELSCGSVKAMRDNNKKVAEIPFNSTNKYQLSVHETEDPNDNRYLLVMKGAPERILDRCSTILLQGKEQPMDEELKEAFQNAYLELGGLGERVLGFCHLLLPEDQYPKGFAFDCDDVNFQTDNLCFVGLMSMIDPPRAAVPDAVGKCRSAGIKVIMVTGDHPITAKAIAKGVGIISEGNETVEDIAARLNIPVSQVNPRDAKACVIHGTDLKDLTQEQMDEVLRNHTEIVFARTSPQQKLIIVEGCQRQGAIVAVTGDGVNDSPALKKADIGVAMGISGSDVSKQAADMILLDDNFASIVTGVEEGRLIFDNLKKSIAYTLTSNIPEITPFLFFIMVNIPLPLGTITILCIDLGTDMVPAISLAYEAAESDIMKRQPRNPRVDKLVNERLISIAYGQIGMIQALGGFFSYFVILAENGFLPSLLVGIRLNWDDRSMNDLEDSYGQQWTYEQRKIVEFTCHTAFFVSIVVVQWADVIICKTRRNSVFQQGMKNKILIFGLFEETALAAFLSYCPGMDVALRMYPLKPSWWFCAFPYSFLIFVYDEIRKLLLRRNPGGWVEKETYY